The window ACCTGTTGAATTCTAAGAGAAATTTGCGAACAAGTATGAtcagtgatttctctccatctctCTCTCTTTTGCTAGTGGTCTTACTTGTAATCAAAACTGTCATTTATTCTATTTTCTAACAAGAAGACAAAGACTTCATAATGGAGTCTGGTTTCTTGACTATGTCAATTGAATaaccagaaaaaattaaaaaatgctcTTAACTATCACAAATGGTTCAAAATGTCACCTTCCACTAATTGAATCAAAAATGccctcaatatttttttcaaggTCGAAAAATACCCTTCACTTAATAGCAGAATATTAGAAAAATGGCTTCATCCTATTGAACTACGTAGATTTTTAAACCCAACCCAATGGTACAAAACCTAAACCCACCTAGTAACCTGTTTTTATATGAACCTAACCTATCTttctatttgaatatttttatgcTGTATTTATGCTGCATttccccactatgtgggaatatagtgggtatgttattgttgttgtatttatgcTGTATTAGTTGTAGTGGCCCATGTTCTTCCTTTTTTCAATTGTCTTTGTCTTCATTTTAGAGTTTTTTAATCCCTTTTCGATTATATGTTTTATTTCTACTTCATTACGTATATTCTTTTGGCACTGAGTATTGCCTGATGTGGTCCCTCCCCTACCTTTGATATGTTGCATATTTACTCGATTCAATCAAGCAAATTTCCAAGCTCAGTTAAACTAGAATGGCAGCAGGCAGATAGAACATCACACAAGGTAACTTCATCAGGAACCACATCTATTTTTGTCTCGAAAAAGTTCGACTGCCTCCATGTCGTGTCCATTAAAATATATCCAGCAGCACAGAATTAGAACATACGGTATCAGCATGGTGGATACCTTTTTTGAATCAAAGATTCTTCCTCATTTTGCCGACAATGTAATGTCATAGAAGTATTAGTTGCTACCTTCAAGTAAACCAGCACAAAAAGCATATGAAAGGCCCAATCGAACCACTGCCAATCTCTTCCTTATacatttgaaatatgatatattccAGGATTCCCAGCAGAAAGAAGCACAATGACAACATGGCTCAACCACCTTTGTGAAAAGTTGACAGTGTTGTTCTTGCTTCATGTCTCCAGAGAGAATTTGTGAGAGCACAACAGAATCATATTTATTAGCAGAGACTGCTCAGGCTTACAACAGAGTGCTTCAGCTATGATATCCATACCTCAAGAATCAAAGACGTCAGAAGCCAATTTGTTTCTAATATAGCATCTTCAATTGCTGGATGTCATCGTAGACGGTTCTGGAAATCAGACCTCTTTGCATCACGTTACTCCAAAACATATCTATAAGGGTATTCTCGTCAGAGTAAGAAGCATTAAAACTTTTGTACGTTTTGAGGGTTATCATTAGCCTTCTTCTGTACATATCGTCTAACAAATATGACGCAGCACCAAACTTCCCTACCTTAAAGTAAGCATATGCAAGAGTAGCATATATTAGACTATCTCCACGCACCCCCTTTGTTTGCATAATGTGGAAAACTTTTTCAGCACCGTCAATTTTACCTCTCTTGCACAACCCCCTTATGATTGCCCTATAAAAGGACACATCAACAAGATAACCTCTTCTTGTAAACTCATCTGGCAATGAGACAACTGCTACCTCATTATTCAGGTGGCAGTAAGCATCCACAAGCCACGAATAAGAGCAGTAACTGGGGGAAAGTCCAATCCTAACCATGTCAAATAATACTTCTTTGGCCCCATCTGTATCCTTTACCTTACAAAATCCATGAATCATAGCATTGTAAGTGAAGCGGTCAGGTTTCAGTCCACTTTCCAACATCTTATATTTCACCTTGAGAGCAGATTTCATATCCCCGATCTTGCAGTAACCATTAATCAAAGTGTTGCAAGTCACATTATCAGGTACAACTTTCTTCTCATTCATCTCATTTAATAGTATATTTGCATCCTTCATCTGGCCTTGTTCACACAATTTCCGAAGAATTGAATTGTAAGTAACAACCCCAGGATACAAACCCTTTGCCTCCATTACATCTCTCAATCTTAAAGCTTCAGTAATGTTGTTGGCTCTGCAATACCCATCTATCAATGTAGTGTAAGTAACCAGGTTAATGGTAGCATCTTTAATTTCCTTGAAAAGCCTTATAGCCTCCCTCATCCTCCCTTCCCTGCAGTAACTGTAAATTAAAGAGTCATAGGTTACAATATCAGGACGTACTCCTGCTCTTTCCATCCTATCCTGCACGCACAAAGCTTCATAATGCATGCCTTTCTTGCAATACAGTGATATCAACGTGTTATAAGTGTAAAGGTCAGGGAATGTAGCTTTAAACTCCATTTCTCTCAATAAATCTTCAGCCCGCTCAACATCACCAGACTTGCAACAAGCATGCATAAGCacattatagatatatatatttggaacCACCCCTattttttgcatctttttgtAAATTTTCCACAAAGTATCAGTCAACCCATCCTTCACCAATGAATTCAGAAGGGTAGTACAAGCATGCGCATGGGGCATAAGCTTACAAACCCTCATATGCTCAAAAACTTGAATTGCATCATGGGTTAGTTTTGAATTAGCATAGAATATCACCAACCAACTTAAAAGATGTGAGTTCACATCATTATTCAGATTGGAGCTCACAAGCGCATTCAGCACTGTCGGTGATGATAAAAAGTCTCTGACTGCCACCTTTTGAAGCATGGCTTGTGCAATTTTGAAGTGTTTTTGTTTGGTAAGTATGTAAATCATAGTCCAAGAGAATTGCAACGAATGCTTGTAATTGGGAACGGATTCGGCCCACTGAAAGAATGACCATGAGAGGGAGAAATAATATTGCGATATATGAAGAAGGGCTTGACTAATAGCGGTGGAAGTCACAAATGAGCCGGTCTTAGGCTTCAAAAGATTGTCCCAATGTCCCTTGAGGACAACTGCAGCAACAGCTTTGACCTTTTCATTGTTCGCATTTGCGCGAACCAGGTTGGCcatgaaaaaagaaagataagCAATCCACCCAAAGTTCAACACCACACTGGCTTCCAATATTTGTTGTAGCTTATGTTCAAGTAGTTATGTAATTCAAAAATGTTGGAAAGAAATTATTGAGAACCAGTTCTCGGCTTTGGTGTATCTCATCAGTCATCAAACTCATCAATGCTGGCTGCAAAAGTAACATAACGACCAAATAGAAGATGATTTTAGAGGAAGAACtcatatataatagaaaaatttacTACTAACTAAAAAAAACGTAGTAATTATAATGAATCCAGTCCCTGAATCTACACGGGCAAGGCGCTATGCAAACCTATTAAAAACAAACTATGCTATAAGTATTGAGGTGATCATATAGCTCCTCGCACCTATATCATAACAACTGGTAAGCTTATCGGAACAGGCTATGGGAAGTTCATTGCCGGTTAATTTACGCTCCCTTTGGTAGGACCTATAGTGTTGTGACTTGTGACTCTCGTCTGCAAAGCCAATGCTGCATGGAGATGTCCAGCCAGCGACCGGCTCACTAGCTGACCCTTTAACAGAAAAACAAATGCCTTCCCTAATCCAataatgtgtgtgtatgtatcttttatttttgtattttgtcaATTTTAATGTCACAAAGTAAATGGATGTAGACTGTAGAGGTCCTCCAACAATTAAAGGTAACCCTTATTGTAGTTCTTACACTACAATTTCTAACTATCAACTTCTACTAGTTCTATCATCTTGTGGGAAAAAATTCTGCAAGCTATTTTGCACCAACTCACATAGAATGATAGAGCAAATAGGACATGTGAATGTGTGTAGTAAGTATGTAGATTAAACTCCAAACACTTGTGAATtattaaaaacaaagaaaaacagaAGAAGAATACTCAGTTTTCTTAGCCCCGGAAACATGATCAAATTGTTTCACCTTTGCCACCTCCCATAACCCCACTGCCTTTGAATGCCCTTCTCCTGCCTCATGGCCCATCATGTACTTTCTCAACCCTAGCAACATCATCCCAAGTATCTTCTCTGCCTCAAGATTGTTCTGCCTATTCGACCACCCAAACCCTAGAAGTTTCACTACTCTCACAACCCCAATTTCCCACTGAAAACCTCGAATCATATCATTATCATGGATCTCCAATCATTGAAAGCTACAATCAAGAACGAATGAGAGTAAAGGAAATCAATATGGGAAATAGATCACAGTTTTCGAAAGTCTAGTTAAATCGTGTTTAGACATAATAGGGTGACCCGTGACCCTCCTATCAAACCTCCATCACAAACGCCCTTCAAAAAACTTCAGCCTATCCTTGCTTATCGGTTTCCGCCAATAAAACTGATATCAGAAGAGGACTCTTAGTAGCTCATTTAGTTGGCTACTTGAACTTTTACCTTATTGATGAGGACTCGATTTCCCACTGTATAATCTCCACCCCCATTTTCCTACCCCTACCGA of the Capsicum annuum cultivar UCD-10X-F1 chromosome 11, UCD10Xv1.1, whole genome shotgun sequence genome contains:
- the LOC107847518 gene encoding pentatricopeptide repeat-containing protein At5g38730; amino-acid sequence: MANLVRANANNEKVKAVAAVVLKGHWDNLLKPKTGSFVTSTAISQALLHISQYYFSLSWSFFQWAESVPNYKHSLQFSWTMIYILTKQKHFKIAQAMLQKVAVRDFLSSPTVLNALVSSNLNNDVNSHLLSWLVIFYANSKLTHDAIQVFEHMRVCKLMPHAHACTTLLNSLVKDGLTDTLWKIYKKMQKIGVVPNIYIYNVLMHACCKSGDVERAEDLLREMEFKATFPDLYTYNTLISLYCKKGMHYEALCVQDRMERAGVRPDIVTYDSLIYSYCREGRMREAIRLFKEIKDATINLVTYTTLIDGYCRANNITEALRLRDVMEAKGLYPGVVTYNSILRKLCEQGQMKDANILLNEMNEKKVVPDNVTCNTLINGYCKIGDMKSALKVKYKMLESGLKPDRFTYNAMIHGFCKVKDTDGAKEVLFDMVRIGLSPSYCSYSWLVDAYCHLNNEVAVVSLPDEFTRRGYLVDVSFYRAIIRGLCKRGKIDGAEKVFHIMQTKGVRGDSLIYATLAYAYFKVGKFGAASYLLDDMYRRRLMITLKTYKSFNASYSDENTLIDMFWSNVMQRGLISRTVYDDIQQLKMLY